Proteins encoded in a region of the Peromyscus leucopus breed LL Stock chromosome 15, UCI_PerLeu_2.1, whole genome shotgun sequence genome:
- the Cd55 gene encoding complement decay-accelerating factor isoform X4, whose amino-acid sequence MGRARAPGTRSPPPPPRVPPPLLLLLSSSLLLLSPTVQGDCGPPPEMPNATPEVDGKTSFPEHSNVVYSCNKGFQKIPDKEHTVLCLENGQWSTIETFCNKSCDAPTRVSFASLKKEYNNLNYFPIGTTVEYECRPGFQRQPSLSGISTCLENLEWSKVEEICKKKVCPNPGEIKNGHITVVTDISFGSEIRFSCDTGYRLVGSTSSFCSLSGKTVAWSDEFPECIEIFCPDPPQIENGRIKEESDTYAYRHAVTYVCDKGFVLLGRSSIYCNVDNGQGKWSDPAPQCIEKSKVPSTSPKPTTVNVPGTPKPTTVNVPGTPKPTTVNVPGTRVSPTSQKPTTVNVPGTRVSPTSQKPTTVNVPVTQRVPATKTTTRHPPGTSKDKERSTSDGNRLIYGHTCLITLTVLHAMLLLTGQLT is encoded by the exons ATGGGCCGCGCACGCGCGCCGGGGACCCGgtcaccgccaccgccgccgcgggTGCCgccgccactgctgctgctgctgtcgtcgtcgctgctgctgctgtccccgACCGTGCAGG GCGACTGCGGCCCACCTCCAGAAATGCCTAACGCCACGCCAGAGGTGGATGGGAAAACCAGTTTTCCCGAGCACAGCAATGTGGTATATTCATGTAATAAAGGCTTTCAGAAAATTCCAGACAAGGAACACACAGTGTTGTGTCTTGAAAATGGTCAATGGTCTACCATCGAAACATTCTGTAATA AAAGCTGTGATGCTCCAACAAGAGTGTCTTTTGCATCTCTCAAAAAGGAATATAACAACTTGAATTATTTCCCGATTGGTACCACTGTAGAATATGAATGTCGGCCAGGATTTCAAAGACAACCTTCACTATCAGGCATATCAACTTGCCTTGAGAATTTAGAATGGTCCAAAGTTGAAGAAATTTGTAAAA aaaaagtaTGTCCTAATCCTGGAGAAATAAAAAATGGTCATATCACCGTAGTAACCGACATATCATTTGGTTCAGAAATACGCTTCTCATGCGACACAGG GTACAGGCTGGTTGGCTCAACCTCTAGCTTCTGCTCTCTTTCCGGAAAAACCGTCGCGTGGAGTGATGAATTTCCCGAGTGCATAG aaattttttgtcCAGATCCACCACAAATCGAGAATGGACGTATTAAAGAGGAAAGTGATACTTATGCATATAGACACGCTGTCACCTACGTGTGTGACAAAGGCTTCGTCCTGCTTGGAAGGAGTTCCATTTATTGTAATGTGGATAATGGCCAAGGGAAATGGAGTGACCCAGCACCCCAGTGCATAG agAAATCCAAGGTCCCATCAACATCTCCAAAACCGACAACAGTTAATGTTCCAGGTACTCCAAAACCGACAACAGTTAATGTTCCAGGTACTCCAAAACCGACAACAGTTAATGTTCCAGGTACAAGAGTCTCACCAACATCTCAGAAACCTACCACAGTTAATGTTCCAGGCACAAGAGTCTCACCAACATCTCAGAAACCCACCACAGTTAATGTTCCAG TAACGCAGCGTGTACCTGCTACCAAGACAACCACACGTCATCCACCAGGAACATCTAAAGATAAAGAAAGGTCTACCTCAG ATGGTAACCGTCTTATATATG GGCATACATGTTTAATAACCTTGACAGTTTTGCATGCGATGCTATTGCTCACTGGCCAGTTGACTTAG
- the Cd55 gene encoding complement decay-accelerating factor isoform X3 codes for MGRARAPGTRSPPPPPRVPPPLLLLLSSSLLLLSPTVQGDCGPPPEMPNATPEVDGKTSFPEHSNVVYSCNKGFQKIPDKEHTVLCLENGQWSTIETFCNKSCDAPTRVSFASLKKEYNNLNYFPIGTTVEYECRPGFQRQPSLSGISTCLENLEWSKVEEICKKKVCPNPGEIKNGHITVVTDISFGSEIRFSCDTGYRLVGSTSSFCSLSGKTVAWSDEFPECIEIFCPDPPQIENGRIKEESDTYAYRHAVTYVCDKGFVLLGRSSIYCNVDNGQGKWSDPAPQCIEKSKVPSTSPKPTTVNVPGTPKPTTVNVPGTRVSPTSQKPTTVNVPGTRVSPTSQKPTTVNVPVTQRVPATKTTTRHPPGTSKDKERSTSDGNRLIYGLVAGTIVIDSILILKTSWILFKPDRSSDYREQKRDVSV; via the exons ATGGGCCGCGCACGCGCGCCGGGGACCCGgtcaccgccaccgccgccgcgggTGCCgccgccactgctgctgctgctgtcgtcgtcgctgctgctgctgtccccgACCGTGCAGG GCGACTGCGGCCCACCTCCAGAAATGCCTAACGCCACGCCAGAGGTGGATGGGAAAACCAGTTTTCCCGAGCACAGCAATGTGGTATATTCATGTAATAAAGGCTTTCAGAAAATTCCAGACAAGGAACACACAGTGTTGTGTCTTGAAAATGGTCAATGGTCTACCATCGAAACATTCTGTAATA AAAGCTGTGATGCTCCAACAAGAGTGTCTTTTGCATCTCTCAAAAAGGAATATAACAACTTGAATTATTTCCCGATTGGTACCACTGTAGAATATGAATGTCGGCCAGGATTTCAAAGACAACCTTCACTATCAGGCATATCAACTTGCCTTGAGAATTTAGAATGGTCCAAAGTTGAAGAAATTTGTAAAA aaaaagtaTGTCCTAATCCTGGAGAAATAAAAAATGGTCATATCACCGTAGTAACCGACATATCATTTGGTTCAGAAATACGCTTCTCATGCGACACAGG GTACAGGCTGGTTGGCTCAACCTCTAGCTTCTGCTCTCTTTCCGGAAAAACCGTCGCGTGGAGTGATGAATTTCCCGAGTGCATAG aaattttttgtcCAGATCCACCACAAATCGAGAATGGACGTATTAAAGAGGAAAGTGATACTTATGCATATAGACACGCTGTCACCTACGTGTGTGACAAAGGCTTCGTCCTGCTTGGAAGGAGTTCCATTTATTGTAATGTGGATAATGGCCAAGGGAAATGGAGTGACCCAGCACCCCAGTGCATAG agAAATCCAAGGTCCCATCAACATCTCCAAAACCGACAACAGTTAATGTTCCAGGTACTCCAAAACCGACAACAGTTAATGTTCCAG GTACAAGAGTCTCACCAACATCTCAGAAACCTACCACAGTTAATGTTCCAGGCACAAGAGTCTCACCAACATCTCAGAAACCCACCACAGTTAATGTTCCAG TAACGCAGCGTGTACCTGCTACCAAGACAACCACACGTCATCCACCAGGAACATCTAAAGATAAAGAAAGGTCTACCTCAG ATGGTAACCGTCTTATATATG GACTTGTTGCTGGTACTATAGTGATTGATAGCATACTTATACTCAAAACTTCTTGGATCCTTTTCAAACCAGACAGAAGCTCTGACTACCGAGAACAGAAGAGGGATGTCTCAGTGTAA
- the Cd55 gene encoding complement decay-accelerating factor isoform X8 has product MGRARAPGTRSPPPPPRVPPPLLLLLSSSLLLLSPTVQGDCGPPPEMPNATPEVDGKTSFPEHSNVVYSCNKGFQKIPDKEHTVLCLENGQWSTIETFCNKSCDAPTRVSFASLKKEYNNLNYFPIGTTVEYECRPGFQRQPSLSGISTCLENLEWSKVEEICKKKVCPNPGEIKNGHITVVTDISFGSEIRFSCDTGYRLVGSTSSFCSLSGKTVAWSDEFPECIEIFCPDPPQIENGRIKEESDTYAYRHAVTYVCDKGFVLLGRSSIYCNVDNGQGKWSDPAPQCIEKSKVPSTSPKPTTVNVPGTPKPTTVNVPVTQRVPATKTTTRHPPGTSKDKERSTSDGNRLIYGLVAGTIVIDSILILKTSWILFKPDRSSDYREQKRDVSV; this is encoded by the exons ATGGGCCGCGCACGCGCGCCGGGGACCCGgtcaccgccaccgccgccgcgggTGCCgccgccactgctgctgctgctgtcgtcgtcgctgctgctgctgtccccgACCGTGCAGG GCGACTGCGGCCCACCTCCAGAAATGCCTAACGCCACGCCAGAGGTGGATGGGAAAACCAGTTTTCCCGAGCACAGCAATGTGGTATATTCATGTAATAAAGGCTTTCAGAAAATTCCAGACAAGGAACACACAGTGTTGTGTCTTGAAAATGGTCAATGGTCTACCATCGAAACATTCTGTAATA AAAGCTGTGATGCTCCAACAAGAGTGTCTTTTGCATCTCTCAAAAAGGAATATAACAACTTGAATTATTTCCCGATTGGTACCACTGTAGAATATGAATGTCGGCCAGGATTTCAAAGACAACCTTCACTATCAGGCATATCAACTTGCCTTGAGAATTTAGAATGGTCCAAAGTTGAAGAAATTTGTAAAA aaaaagtaTGTCCTAATCCTGGAGAAATAAAAAATGGTCATATCACCGTAGTAACCGACATATCATTTGGTTCAGAAATACGCTTCTCATGCGACACAGG GTACAGGCTGGTTGGCTCAACCTCTAGCTTCTGCTCTCTTTCCGGAAAAACCGTCGCGTGGAGTGATGAATTTCCCGAGTGCATAG aaattttttgtcCAGATCCACCACAAATCGAGAATGGACGTATTAAAGAGGAAAGTGATACTTATGCATATAGACACGCTGTCACCTACGTGTGTGACAAAGGCTTCGTCCTGCTTGGAAGGAGTTCCATTTATTGTAATGTGGATAATGGCCAAGGGAAATGGAGTGACCCAGCACCCCAGTGCATAG agAAATCCAAGGTCCCATCAACATCTCCAAAACCGACAACAGTTAATGTTCCAGGTACTCCAAAACCGACAACAGTTAATGTTCCAG TAACGCAGCGTGTACCTGCTACCAAGACAACCACACGTCATCCACCAGGAACATCTAAAGATAAAGAAAGGTCTACCTCAG ATGGTAACCGTCTTATATATG GACTTGTTGCTGGTACTATAGTGATTGATAGCATACTTATACTCAAAACTTCTTGGATCCTTTTCAAACCAGACAGAAGCTCTGACTACCGAGAACAGAAGAGGGATGTCTCAGTGTAA